One genomic region from Mycobacterium basiliense encodes:
- a CDS encoding bleomycin resistance protein, producing MAGIDFTSIAPIIPVRDLDVALARYRQLGFDARAYQGPNRYGFVDRGRASIHLAEWAEHDPLSTSSSVYLYVTDADALYAEWQMVQARENLGGHLHSPHDTPYGLREFAYVDPDGTLHRVGSPLARR from the coding sequence ATGGCCGGAATTGACTTCACCTCGATAGCACCGATCATCCCAGTCCGGGACCTGGACGTTGCCCTCGCCCGCTACCGCCAACTCGGGTTCGACGCGCGCGCATATCAAGGGCCGAATCGTTACGGATTCGTCGACCGGGGCCGGGCATCGATTCATCTCGCCGAATGGGCCGAGCATGACCCGCTCAGCACCAGCTCCAGCGTCTACCTGTATGTCACCGACGCCGATGCGCTTTACGCGGAATGGCAAATGGTGCAGGCGCGGGAGAACCTAGGCGGTCACTTGCACTCACCGCACGACACCCCATACGGATTACGCGAATTCGCCTACGTCGATCCAGACGGTACGTTGCATCGCGTTGGCTCGCCGTTGGCTCGCCGTTGA
- a CDS encoding acyl-CoA dehydrogenase family protein yields MTGPAYAVDPALVDMMDAVFGEYRQSHPPSAYAGQTIHLDADLWRRLDELGLVRLTGSEQSGGSGAGWYEAAELLAATARHGVRIPLAEHDLLACWLLDANQMAADAAVRTVCLLDAHAVADGVPWAVTAQRIAVVWPTDDGYRMADVEANNLAIIPGANLFGEPRDRVSADPATLHGAPVSAAMVSTLMRKSALVRAIQVCAALDRILQLSIEHAKSRIQFGRPLASFQAVQQLIADIAAEAALARAATEAALTTAVTSQWTAPNLDFLVAVARSCAGHAASVVVRNAHQVHGAIGTTREHRLHEFTRPVLAWRSEFGSVRHWDEQVTTAALQAGAAGLWSLITG; encoded by the coding sequence ATGACCGGCCCGGCCTACGCCGTCGACCCCGCTTTGGTCGACATGATGGATGCGGTCTTCGGCGAGTACCGTCAATCGCATCCGCCCAGCGCGTACGCCGGTCAGACAATCCACCTCGACGCAGACCTGTGGAGGCGCCTCGACGAGCTTGGTCTGGTGCGGCTCACCGGCTCGGAACAATCCGGGGGCAGCGGGGCAGGCTGGTATGAGGCGGCCGAGCTGCTCGCCGCCACGGCTCGGCACGGGGTGCGAATTCCGTTAGCCGAGCACGATTTATTGGCTTGCTGGCTGCTGGATGCCAACCAGATGGCCGCCGACGCCGCAGTGCGAACGGTGTGCCTGCTCGACGCACACGCGGTGGCCGATGGCGTACCGTGGGCGGTCACCGCCCAGCGAATTGCGGTCGTGTGGCCAACCGATGACGGGTACCGGATGGCCGATGTCGAGGCAAACAACCTCGCCATCATCCCGGGCGCCAACCTGTTCGGCGAACCGCGCGACAGGGTGTCCGCCGACCCGGCAACTCTGCACGGTGCGCCGGTCAGCGCGGCGATGGTTTCGACCCTGATGCGCAAATCTGCACTGGTGCGAGCGATCCAGGTGTGTGCTGCGCTGGATCGAATACTGCAGCTGTCGATTGAGCATGCAAAGTCACGCATTCAGTTCGGTCGTCCGCTCGCCAGCTTCCAAGCTGTACAGCAGCTCATCGCCGACATCGCCGCCGAGGCCGCGCTAGCACGCGCCGCCACCGAAGCGGCGCTCACCACCGCCGTCACCAGCCAGTGGACGGCGCCCAACCTTGATTTTCTTGTGGCAGTGGCACGTTCGTGTGCCGGACATGCCGCCTCGGTCGTGGTGCGCAACGCGCACCAGGTCCATGGCGCGATCGGGACCACTCGCGAACATCGACTACACGAATTCACTCGGCCGGTACTAGCGTGGCGTTCGGAGTTCGGTTCGGTCCGACACTGGGACGAGCAGGTCACCACGGCGGCACTCCAGGCGGGGGCCGCGGGGCTATGGAGCCTGATTACCGGGTAA
- a CDS encoding helix-turn-helix domain-containing protein, whose amino-acid sequence MTQTVDPAAVSSQGLSPPTERVIAVLELLGRNPTKQFSLAEICRGLDISRATGHAILTTLAAREWAIRDPETARYTWGPAVAALATPSTAQLYRTDLQALATATGTQVMLARREGTTLVVIDTVGECPRGPRIWRGMRTPFIPPIGRDYVAWWSADAQLEWLQTIGTPSRPLQQRMMAVLNEIRQRGYVVERLTQQYVRVYTALRALSADGEVDEITTRLARAYADLAVIDVLDGELSKGTTHSVATMSAPIRNPDGVATMTVLAAVFSTLDGPAIRALGEQLRRTAHAMEQRTVRYGDPTPA is encoded by the coding sequence GTGACGCAGACAGTAGACCCTGCCGCAGTTTCCAGTCAAGGGTTGTCGCCGCCCACCGAACGGGTCATCGCGGTATTGGAACTGCTTGGCCGGAACCCGACCAAGCAGTTCTCGTTGGCCGAGATCTGTCGCGGTCTGGATATCAGCCGCGCCACCGGACACGCCATCCTGACGACGCTGGCGGCCCGCGAGTGGGCCATCAGGGATCCCGAAACTGCGCGCTACACCTGGGGGCCGGCGGTGGCCGCACTGGCGACGCCGAGCACCGCGCAGCTTTACCGCACCGACCTTCAGGCGTTGGCCACCGCGACCGGCACGCAGGTGATGCTGGCTCGTCGGGAGGGCACCACGCTGGTGGTCATCGACACCGTCGGTGAGTGTCCGCGTGGGCCGCGGATCTGGCGAGGCATGCGAACGCCGTTCATACCCCCAATCGGACGCGACTACGTCGCGTGGTGGAGTGCGGATGCCCAACTGGAGTGGCTGCAAACAATCGGCACCCCGAGCCGTCCGCTGCAACAGCGAATGATGGCGGTACTCAACGAGATTCGCCAACGCGGCTACGTCGTCGAACGACTCACCCAACAATACGTGCGGGTCTACACGGCGTTGCGCGCGCTCAGCGCCGACGGCGAGGTCGACGAAATCACCACCCGCCTGGCCCGCGCCTACGCCGATCTGGCCGTTATCGACGTGCTGGACGGCGAACTGAGTAAAGGCACCACCCACAGCGTCGCCACCATGTCCGCGCCCATCCGCAATCCGGACGGAGTCGCCACGATGACGGTACTGGCCGCGGTTTTCAGCACCCTCGACGGGCCCGCTATCCGCGCGCTCGGCGAGCAGTTGCGCCGTACCGCGCATGCGATGGAGCAACGCACAGTCCGCTACGGCGACCCAACCCCGGCATAA
- a CDS encoding 4Fe-4S dicluster domain-containing protein, with translation MPTRPGGKSDAAVPDTLLLDTTGLHRLIEVLIERGYRVIGPTLRDNAIVLAELQSAHDLPSGWGVDVGPGHYRVRRRDDAAVFGHSSGPQSWKQFLHPPRQRMWAGSPDGSSVTESETEVPRYALLGVRGCDLAAIATLDRVLGRTEYPDSSYVARRQRIFVVAVNCTEPGGLCFCASMGTGPAVGPGYDLALTERLDGDEVTYLIDVGSPAGADVLAALSSTPASSDQVRCARTDVEAAADRMGRHMPDTDLRDLLVRSRESPQWDEVASRCLTCGNCTMVCPTCFCTSTEDVSDLTGEHAERWRHWASCFEFDFTYVHGGGSVRQSGASRYRHWLTHKLGTWHDQFGMSGCVGCGRCIAWCPTGIDITAEMNKMAGDG, from the coding sequence GTGCCGACTAGGCCCGGCGGCAAATCCGATGCTGCGGTGCCCGACACCTTGTTGTTGGACACCACCGGGCTGCACCGCCTCATCGAGGTGCTGATCGAGCGAGGCTATCGCGTGATCGGTCCGACGTTGCGCGACAACGCCATTGTGCTCGCCGAACTGCAGTCGGCGCACGATCTTCCAAGCGGCTGGGGTGTCGATGTGGGGCCCGGACACTATCGGGTACGTCGTCGCGACGATGCCGCGGTGTTTGGGCATTCGTCTGGGCCGCAGTCCTGGAAACAGTTCCTGCACCCGCCGCGACAGCGGATGTGGGCCGGCTCCCCTGACGGGTCCAGTGTCACCGAATCCGAAACCGAGGTCCCGCGCTACGCGTTGCTCGGTGTGCGCGGCTGTGATCTGGCCGCGATTGCCACGCTTGACCGGGTGTTGGGTCGTACTGAATACCCGGATAGCTCGTATGTGGCTCGCCGGCAACGCATCTTCGTGGTCGCAGTGAATTGCACGGAGCCCGGCGGGCTGTGTTTCTGCGCATCGATGGGTACCGGACCAGCGGTCGGACCGGGCTACGACCTGGCGTTGACCGAGCGTCTAGACGGAGACGAGGTGACCTACCTGATCGATGTCGGTAGCCCAGCGGGCGCCGACGTGCTGGCGGCGCTGTCGAGCACTCCGGCCAGCAGCGATCAAGTCCGTTGCGCGCGCACCGATGTCGAGGCTGCGGCGGATCGGATGGGCCGCCACATGCCGGACACCGATCTGCGGGACCTGTTGGTTCGGTCGCGCGAGTCGCCGCAGTGGGACGAAGTGGCCAGCCGATGCCTGACGTGTGGCAACTGCACGATGGTGTGTCCCACCTGTTTTTGCACCAGCACCGAAGACGTCAGTGATCTCACCGGTGAACATGCCGAACGTTGGCGGCACTGGGCGTCATGCTTTGAGTTCGATTTCACCTATGTCCACGGCGGTGGCAGTGTCCGACAGTCCGGCGCTTCCCGCTACCGGCACTGGTTGACTCATAAGTTGGGTACCTGGCACGACCAATTCGGCATGTCGGGTTGTGTTGGCTGCGGGCGTTGCATCGCGTGGTGTCCCACCGGCATCGACATCACCGCCGAGATGAACAAGATGGCCGGTGATGGCTGA
- a CDS encoding SDR family oxidoreductase, with translation MVIGASSGLGRCIGIGLASRGDQVALLARRRQRTQAAAGEAGPTAIALECDVTDETSCRSAIDGAAEKLGGIDNIVYSPAISPLVRLVDTDADTWRRVLDTNVIGAALVTAAAVPHLTASAGKAVYLSSDAGSYAPVWPGLGAYGVSKAALERLVEAWRAEHPDIGFTCLIVGECAGGEGDAQTGMNVGWDRELAMKAYPLWVARGCMPGNLMPVEDLVNVVHTILRTDAATSMPIVVARGAPTSGGAVLDAERT, from the coding sequence GTGGTCATCGGCGCGTCAAGCGGTTTGGGGCGTTGCATAGGCATCGGGCTTGCGTCGCGCGGCGATCAGGTTGCCCTGCTGGCACGGCGTCGCCAGCGAACCCAGGCCGCCGCCGGCGAGGCCGGCCCGACGGCCATCGCGCTGGAATGCGACGTCACCGACGAGACATCATGCCGATCCGCCATTGACGGTGCTGCCGAGAAGCTGGGCGGCATCGACAATATTGTCTACAGCCCGGCGATCAGCCCACTGGTTCGGCTGGTCGATACCGACGCCGATACCTGGCGGCGAGTCCTCGACACCAATGTCATCGGTGCCGCGCTGGTGACGGCTGCAGCGGTGCCGCACCTGACCGCATCGGCGGGCAAGGCCGTATACCTGTCGTCGGACGCCGGCAGTTATGCACCCGTGTGGCCCGGCCTCGGCGCCTACGGGGTTAGCAAAGCGGCCTTGGAGAGACTGGTGGAGGCGTGGCGAGCCGAGCATCCGGATATCGGATTTACCTGCCTCATCGTCGGCGAGTGCGCCGGCGGTGAAGGCGACGCGCAGACCGGGATGAACGTCGGTTGGGATCGCGAGCTGGCCATGAAGGCGTATCCCCTGTGGGTGGCGCGTGGTTGCATGCCAGGAAACTTGATGCCGGTCGAGGACCTCGTCAACGTGGTGCACACGATTCTGCGCACCGACGCGGCGACCTCAATGCCGATCGTGGTTGCTCGGGGTGCGCCCACCAGCGGCGGAGCGGTCCTCGACGCCGAACGAACGTAG
- a CDS encoding FAD/NAD(P)-binding protein: MADHATNSDAVATSAMAPVPYRVRSRIVESPDSATLCLTPVGAAVRAPEPGEFMMLYAFGVGEAAISISGDPTVTDGSITHTVRAVGKVSSALRDAEPGTIVGVRGPFGTTWGLDAAAGRDLVMVAGGVGLCPLRPAVLGALAQRARYRKLTLIVGARSRADFVFAAQLEKWAQDPQIELHVTVDVPVQGWRGEVGLVTEPLRRLTLDPDHTTAFLCGPEPMLRFGADALVAKGIAARDIRVSLERNMQCGIGWCGHCQLGPLLLCRDGPVVGYDLAGPLLRVKEL; the protein is encoded by the coding sequence ATGGCTGATCACGCCACGAACAGCGATGCGGTAGCGACTTCGGCCATGGCCCCCGTCCCGTACCGGGTGCGCAGTCGTATTGTGGAGAGCCCGGATTCGGCCACATTGTGCCTGACGCCGGTCGGGGCGGCGGTGCGGGCCCCGGAGCCGGGCGAATTCATGATGCTCTACGCCTTCGGTGTTGGCGAAGCGGCGATCTCGATCAGCGGCGACCCCACCGTCACTGACGGCTCGATCACCCACACGGTCCGCGCGGTGGGAAAGGTCAGCAGCGCCCTGCGCGACGCCGAACCGGGCACGATTGTCGGGGTGCGTGGACCATTCGGTACCACGTGGGGGCTGGACGCGGCCGCCGGCCGGGACTTGGTGATGGTAGCCGGCGGAGTCGGGTTGTGCCCGTTGCGTCCGGCGGTGCTGGGCGCGCTGGCTCAGCGCGCGCGCTACCGCAAGCTGACGCTCATTGTGGGCGCCCGCTCCCGGGCGGACTTCGTGTTTGCCGCCCAACTCGAAAAGTGGGCTCAGGACCCGCAGATAGAACTGCACGTCACCGTCGACGTCCCGGTCCAGGGTTGGCGCGGCGAGGTTGGTCTGGTCACTGAACCGCTGCGCAGACTCACGTTGGACCCCGATCACACCACCGCGTTCCTATGCGGTCCGGAGCCGATGCTGCGATTCGGCGCCGACGCATTGGTGGCCAAAGGCATTGCTGCCCGTGATATTCGGGTCTCACTCGAGCGCAACATGCAGTGCGGTATCGGCTGGTGCGGTCATTGCCAGCTGGGCCCTTTGCTGCTGTGCCGCGATGGACCCGTCGTTGGCTACGACCTAGCCGGCCCTTTGCTTCGGGTGAAGGAGTTATAG
- a CDS encoding acyl-CoA dehydrogenase family protein, with protein sequence MTPHRLVPPAAIEEPGTDALRANVRAFLADQLAAGAFTPSVDAWLTGWDEQFTAALAAHGWLGMTVPVEFGGHGRSFLERFVVTEELLAAGAPVAAHWIADRQIVPALLKYGTELQKSTFLPRIVRGECFFGIGMSEPDSGSDLASVRTRAQRIEGGWSLSGTKVWTSGAHLAHAFIVLARTAPVDSTARHAGLSQFIVDLRGPGIDIRPIISMNAAHHFNEVILEQVFVPDDMVFGEIGDGWQQVTSELSFERSGPERFLSTFVLLAKMTEYMAAQRVPPDPNLGRLLARIAGLRQMSAAVAGALQRHDPADLPAAVVKVIGTTTEGDIADFADLYGGLNREIDSRLSELVSVALDHSPGFTLRGGTNEVLRGVIARGLGIR encoded by the coding sequence ATGACACCACACAGGTTGGTGCCCCCGGCCGCCATCGAGGAGCCCGGGACCGACGCCCTGCGCGCCAACGTTCGGGCTTTTCTTGCCGATCAACTCGCTGCCGGCGCCTTCACCCCGTCCGTCGATGCCTGGCTCACGGGCTGGGATGAGCAGTTCACCGCCGCGCTGGCGGCACATGGCTGGCTGGGAATGACGGTACCCGTCGAATTCGGCGGCCATGGGCGCTCCTTCCTGGAGCGATTTGTCGTCACCGAGGAGCTGTTGGCGGCCGGGGCGCCGGTCGCCGCGCACTGGATTGCGGACCGCCAGATCGTGCCGGCATTGCTCAAGTACGGCACCGAGCTGCAGAAGTCGACGTTTCTGCCCCGGATCGTGCGTGGGGAATGCTTTTTCGGTATCGGCATGAGCGAGCCGGACTCCGGGTCCGACCTAGCCAGCGTGCGGACTCGAGCGCAACGCATCGAGGGTGGGTGGTCGCTGTCCGGGACCAAGGTCTGGACCTCTGGCGCACACCTTGCGCACGCATTCATTGTGTTGGCGCGTACCGCGCCGGTGGACTCGACTGCTCGGCATGCGGGGCTCAGTCAGTTCATTGTTGACCTGCGCGGACCTGGCATCGATATCCGCCCGATCATCTCGATGAACGCAGCGCACCACTTCAACGAGGTAATCCTGGAGCAGGTGTTCGTGCCGGACGACATGGTGTTTGGTGAAATCGGCGACGGCTGGCAGCAGGTGACCTCCGAACTGAGCTTCGAACGCAGCGGGCCAGAGCGCTTCCTGTCCACCTTTGTGCTGCTGGCAAAAATGACTGAATACATGGCCGCTCAACGAGTTCCACCAGACCCGAACCTTGGGCGCCTGCTTGCCCGCATCGCCGGCCTACGCCAGATGTCCGCCGCGGTGGCCGGCGCACTTCAGCGCCACGATCCCGCGGACCTGCCGGCCGCGGTGGTCAAGGTGATTGGCACCACCACCGAGGGCGACATCGCTGACTTCGCCGACCTATATGGCGGACTGAATCGTGAGATCGATTCCAGGCTCTCGGAACTGGTTTCGGTCGCGCTCGACCATTCCCCGGGATTCACACTGCGTGGCGGGACCAACGAGGTGCTGCGTGGCGTCATCGCGCGCGGATTGGGGATACGATGA
- a CDS encoding SDR family NAD(P)-dependent oxidoreductase yields MSETAKVAVVTGASRGAGRGIAAALGARGWRVYATGRGSIVPPPGGVAVRVDHADDHAVAALFEQVQRESGRLDLLVNNAASMSEDLIGAKPFWRKPLALADILDVGLRSSYVAAWYAAPLLIAQDRGLIAFTSSPGSVCYMHGPAYGAQKAATDKMAADMAVDFRGTGVATVSVWMGIVLTEKLISAFDAISEGPQRDAALAKTAQHAETPEFTGHVIDALFHDPSLGQLSGLTLIGAELAERYGITDEGGRRPPSHRAMLGAPRTPSTVVVR; encoded by the coding sequence ATGAGTGAAACAGCGAAGGTGGCGGTGGTGACCGGGGCCAGCCGTGGGGCCGGCCGAGGTATTGCGGCCGCACTCGGCGCGCGCGGCTGGCGAGTATATGCGACCGGGCGCGGTAGCATCGTTCCCCCGCCCGGAGGGGTAGCCGTACGCGTCGACCACGCAGATGACCACGCCGTGGCCGCATTGTTCGAGCAAGTGCAACGGGAGTCCGGCCGGCTGGATCTGCTGGTCAACAATGCCGCTTCGATGTCGGAGGATCTAATCGGCGCGAAGCCGTTCTGGCGAAAGCCGCTCGCGCTGGCCGACATCCTGGATGTTGGACTGCGGTCGTCCTATGTCGCAGCGTGGTATGCGGCGCCGCTGCTGATCGCCCAGGACCGTGGCTTGATCGCTTTCACCTCCTCGCCAGGTTCGGTGTGCTACATGCACGGTCCGGCATATGGGGCGCAGAAAGCCGCGACCGACAAAATGGCCGCCGACATGGCGGTGGACTTCCGCGGTACCGGTGTTGCGACGGTGTCGGTCTGGATGGGAATCGTGTTGACCGAGAAGCTGATTAGCGCATTCGACGCGATCTCCGAAGGGCCGCAGCGGGATGCAGCGCTGGCCAAGACCGCCCAGCATGCCGAAACCCCGGAATTCACCGGGCATGTCATCGATGCGCTATTCCACGATCCTTCTCTGGGCCAATTGAGCGGACTCACTCTCATCGGCGCGGAGCTGGCGGAGCGCTACGGCATCACCGACGAGGGTGGCCGGCGCCCCCCCTCGCACCGGGCAATGCTGGGCGCACCGCGAACGCCCAGCACCGTTGTGGTGCGGTAG
- a CDS encoding Acg family FMN-binding oxidoreductase has product MNARFPDSGTIQTVLTLACRAPSVHNTQPWRWRVGASSLHLYADTGLQLPNTDPDGRDLMLSCGAALNHCVVALAAVGWSAKVARLPNPADANHLAAIEVSRHSADQLDITLAAAIPRRRTDRRHYSFWAVPVNDIALMAARAARKGVTLRQVDAMDRLNAIVAKSVRDHAANEEYVAEPTQWSGRHAAMVGVPARNTPVPDSAAPLPSRQFAGPGLGMPPGASVAEDHAVMLALGTRSDDRLAQLRAGEATSVLLLTATAMGLASCPVTEPLEIGETRAAVRADVFGNGDHPQMLLRVGWAPINADPLPATPRRPLSDVVQWTAEYGYCGAD; this is encoded by the coding sequence ATGAACGCTCGTTTTCCCGACTCCGGCACCATCCAGACCGTCCTGACCCTCGCCTGTCGCGCACCTTCCGTGCACAACACGCAGCCGTGGCGGTGGCGGGTGGGCGCGTCGTCCTTGCATCTCTACGCCGACACCGGCCTGCAGCTACCCAACACCGACCCGGATGGGCGAGATTTGATGTTGAGCTGCGGTGCGGCGTTGAATCACTGTGTCGTTGCGCTGGCAGCGGTCGGGTGGTCGGCCAAGGTGGCGCGATTGCCCAATCCGGCCGACGCGAATCATCTTGCCGCCATTGAAGTGTCGCGACACAGCGCCGATCAGCTGGATATCACTTTGGCCGCCGCGATACCGCGGCGACGAACCGATCGACGGCACTACAGCTTCTGGGCGGTGCCGGTGAACGACATCGCGTTGATGGCGGCGAGGGCGGCCCGAAAAGGGGTAACGCTTCGCCAAGTTGATGCCATGGACAGATTGAACGCGATTGTGGCGAAGTCGGTCCGGGACCATGCGGCCAACGAGGAATATGTCGCCGAGCCGACGCAGTGGAGCGGGCGGCACGCTGCGATGGTCGGCGTGCCGGCGCGCAACACGCCCGTGCCGGATTCCGCGGCACCGCTACCCAGTCGGCAATTTGCGGGTCCGGGGCTGGGGATGCCGCCGGGCGCTTCGGTGGCGGAGGACCATGCGGTGATGCTGGCGTTGGGAACCCGCTCCGATGATCGGCTGGCCCAACTGCGCGCCGGCGAGGCGACCAGCGTTTTGCTGCTCACGGCCACGGCGATGGGGCTGGCGAGTTGCCCGGTCACCGAACCGCTGGAGATCGGCGAAACCCGTGCAGCGGTCCGGGCCGATGTCTTTGGCAATGGCGATCATCCGCAGATGCTGCTGCGGGTGGGTTGGGCACCGATCAACGCCGATCCGTTGCCGGCTACCCCGAGACGTCCGTTGTCGGACGTTGTGCAGTGGACCGCAGAATACGGATACTGCGGTGCCGACTAG
- a CDS encoding crotonase/enoyl-CoA hydratase family protein, translating to MNSAVDPLAITTEGSIRIWTINLPDLGNAITSRDFIASFEAAVDDANADTTIRTIILTGAGKIFSAGGNVKEMANRTGMFGLDARAQRQAYAEGIQRLPRALARLEVPLIGAINGPAIGAGCDLAMMCDIRVASDRASFAESFVQLGLIPGDGGTWFLQRTIGYERAAEMTLTGDRIDAATALEWGMVSRVVPHDDLLPQAHALAKRISKNPAHALRMAKRLLHESRTGALESTLGLAAAMQPLAHRDPEHEQRIAQWKSP from the coding sequence ATGAACAGTGCCGTGGACCCGCTAGCCATCACCACCGAAGGATCGATCCGGATCTGGACAATCAATCTGCCCGATCTCGGGAACGCCATCACCAGTAGAGACTTCATCGCGTCTTTCGAGGCCGCCGTCGACGATGCCAACGCCGACACCACCATCCGGACGATCATTCTCACCGGTGCCGGCAAGATCTTCTCGGCCGGCGGCAACGTCAAAGAGATGGCCAACCGGACCGGAATGTTCGGGCTGGACGCGCGAGCGCAGCGCCAGGCGTATGCCGAAGGAATCCAGCGGCTCCCACGAGCGCTGGCCCGGCTGGAAGTCCCGCTCATCGGTGCGATCAACGGCCCGGCCATCGGCGCCGGCTGCGACCTGGCGATGATGTGCGACATTCGGGTCGCCTCCGACCGCGCATCGTTCGCCGAGAGCTTCGTACAGCTGGGCCTCATTCCCGGCGATGGCGGCACCTGGTTCCTTCAGCGCACCATCGGCTACGAGCGCGCCGCAGAGATGACGCTTACCGGTGACCGCATCGATGCAGCGACCGCCCTGGAGTGGGGCATGGTAAGCCGCGTCGTGCCGCACGACGATCTCCTCCCCCAGGCCCATGCACTTGCCAAACGCATCAGCAAGAACCCCGCCCACGCGTTACGGATGGCCAAACGGCTGCTACACGAATCCCGCACCGGCGCTCTTGAATCCACGCTGGGCTTGGCCGCGGCCATGCAACCGCTCGCCCATCGAGACCCCGAGCACGAGCAACGCATTGCACAATGGAAGTCACCCTGA